The Streptomyces lienomycini sequence TAGCGCGCCAGGACGCGGTGGTCGCGCAGGAGCAGCACGACCACGATGAACAGCGCGACGCCCAGCGTCGACCACACCAGCTGCGTCGGGGCCGCCCGGTCGCCCGGCGTCTCCAGGTCGAGCCGGTAGATCAGCACCAGGCCGAGCCCGTTGAGCAGCACGCCGATGGGCAGCAGCAGCGGGTCCGCGTACGGGGCTCGCAGCCGTACCGCCAGATGGGCCAGGAGCGCGAGCACACCGAGCCCGGCGCCGTAACCGGCGGCGCCGGGCGGGAGGGTGCCGTGCTGGGCGAGGCCGACGTTGCAGTAGCCGAACACCGACAGCAGTACGGCCATCAGGATGAGCGTGAGTTCGATGCCCCGGCGCCGGGGGAGTCGGGCGACGGGAGCGGGGGTGTCCGCCTGTGCCACGGTGATCCCGGTTCCGGTTCCGGCCTTGGTCATGTCCGGAACTTACCTAAATGGTGTGGTGTGCACGCCGTCTGGATCAGCACCAGCGCGGCGCGGGGCCGACGTTGTCGATGTAGCGGGCCGCGCCCCAGGCCCAGGTGCCGTCCGTCAGGAGGTACCAGAGGGGGTTGCCCTTCACCTTGTCGCCGGGCGTCTTGCAGTAGATGGAGACGGTCTCGCCCCGGTGGGCGTACCGGATGACGTCCGAGCCGCGGGCCGGCGAGGTGTGCAGGGCGAGCCGGTCGGCCGTCACGACACCCCGGTAGCGGCCCCGTTCCTGGCGGCCGTCGCTCCCGCCCCACGCGTCGCCGCCGTTCCCGCCGCCGGTGGCGGCGGAGGTGGAGCCCGGGTCGCCGTCCCGCGCGTCGCTCGCGACGGCGGGCGTGACGGCGACGGCGGTGGCGAGCGCGCCGGCCGCCAGGGCGGTGGCGAGGCCGCGGACCAGGGGGGAGCGCGAGACCGGTGCGGACAGTAGGGGCATGGGAGTACCTCCCGGGAGCGAACGGGTCTTCAGGTGACTAACCGCCACATTAGGAGCGCCCGGAGTGGACCGCCCGCCGCGCTGCGCCATCGGGGAAGCACCGGGCGGGCGGGGCCGCCCGGACGGGACCACGCGGCGTCAGGGCCGCTGAGGCAGCGTCAGCGTGGCCAGCGCCCCGCCGTCCGGCGGGTTGGTGAACTCCAGACGGGCCCCGAGCACCTCCGCCTGCCCCAGCGCGATCGTCAGCCCCAGGCCGTGGCCCTTCGCCCCGCTCTCGGTGCGAAAGCGCTGCGGCCCGTGCGCGAGGAGGTACGCCGGATAGCCGTCCCCGCGGTCCCGTACGGTGATCACCGCCCCGTCCACGGTCAGCACCACGGGCGCCCGCCCGTGCCGGTGCGCGTTGGCGACCAGGTTGCCCAGCACCCGCTCCAGGCGCCGCCGGTCGGTCTCCACGCGCGTGTCCCGCACGACGTCCACGCGCGTGTCGGTGCCGGAGCCGCGCACCACCCGCCGGGCCAGCGCGCCCAGTTCCTCCGGCTCCGTCTCCAGCCGCTCCCGCCCGCTCTCCAGCCGGGAGATCTCCAGCAGGTCCTCGGTGAGGGTGCGCAGCGCCGCCACCCGGTCCCGCACCAGCTCCGTCGGGCGGCCCGGCGGCAGCAGTTCGGCCGCCGCGTGCAGCCCGGTGAGCGGCGTGCGCAGTTCGTGCGCCACGTCCGCGGTGAACCGCTGCTCGGCGAGGAGCTTGCCCTGCAGGGACGACGCCATGGAGTCCAGCGCGGCGGCCACCGACGCCACCTCGTCCTGCGGGCGCGTCGGATCCTGCGCGCGCGGATCGCCGACCCGTGCGTCCAGGTCGCCCGCGCTGATCCGCCGCGCCACCCGTGCCGTCGTGTGCAGCCGCCGCGTCACCCGCGTCACCGCGAACGCGCCGACCAGCAGCGTCGCCCCGATCGCCAGCGCCGACGACCACACGATCGCGCCGTCCAGGCCGTCGATGGTGGCCTCGCCCTGGGACTGGTCGACCCGCACCGCCAGCACCCGGCCGCCGTCGGCGGGGCCCGCCGCCCACATCGTGGGGCGCCCGTCGTAGTCGGCGGCCATCGTGCCGCGCCGGCCCGAGACGGCCAGCTCGCGCAGCCGCCCGGGCAGCCCCGGCGGGTCCACACCGGCGCTCCGCCGCAGCGGGTCCCCGGCCTCGTAGGACTCCGT is a genomic window containing:
- a CDS encoding SH3 domain-containing protein; translated protein: MPLLSAPVSRSPLVRGLATALAAGALATAVAVTPAVASDARDGDPGSTSAATGGGNGGDAWGGSDGRQERGRYRGVVTADRLALHTSPARGSDVIRYAHRGETVSIYCKTPGDKVKGNPLWYLLTDGTWAWGAARYIDNVGPAPRWC
- a CDS encoding ATP-binding protein — translated: MRLALPRWAGPLAVKAAVFITVMCCALAALLGVLVHVSVTNQTMGQARDAALDRLREATESYEAGDPLRRSAGVDPPGLPGRLRELAVSGRRGTMAADYDGRPTMWAAGPADGGRVLAVRVDQSQGEATIDGLDGAIVWSSALAIGATLLVGAFAVTRVTRRLHTTARVARRISAGDLDARVGDPRAQDPTRPQDEVASVAAALDSMASSLQGKLLAEQRFTADVAHELRTPLTGLHAAAELLPPGRPTELVRDRVAALRTLTEDLLEISRLESGRERLETEPEELGALARRVVRGSGTDTRVDVVRDTRVETDRRRLERVLGNLVANAHRHGRAPVVLTVDGAVITVRDRGDGYPAYLLAHGPQRFRTESGAKGHGLGLTIALGQAEVLGARLEFTNPPDGGALATLTLPQRP